A region from the Sandaracinus amylolyticus genome encodes:
- a CDS encoding arylsulfatase, producing the protein MGKRKTGNGHGNGHGEKKSDKPNILVIWGDDIGITNLSCYSDGLMGYRTPNIDRLAKEGMRFTDSYGEQSCTAGRASFITGQSGFRTGLTKVGVPGATLGLSAEDPTIAELLKARGYATGQFGKNHLGDRNEFLPTVHGFDEFFGNLYHLNAEEEPELPDYPPAKDFPNFRTNYGPRGVLRCWATDIDDPTVDERWGRVGKQKIEDTGPLTKKRMETCDDEFIAAAKDFITRKSADGQPFFCWVNTTHMHFRTHPKPESVGQSGRWQSPYHDTMIDHDEHVGQLLDLLDELGIAENTFVMYSTDNGPHMNSWPDGAMTPFRSEKNTNWEGAFRVPKIVRWPGKIEAGVVSNEIVHHHDWLPTFLSMAGEPNIQAKLKKGHTALGKKFRVHIDGYDLLPYLTGKEKKSPRPGLIYFSDDGDLVALRFDNWKVVFMEQRAPGTLRVWAEPFIPLRVPKLYNLRTDPFERADVTSNTYYDWYLDHAYLVFASQVIAKEFADTFVEFPPRQKSASFTIDQALQKMHDTAAMAGD; encoded by the coding sequence ATGGGAAAGCGCAAGACGGGCAACGGGCACGGCAACGGACACGGAGAGAAGAAGTCCGACAAGCCGAACATCCTCGTGATCTGGGGCGACGACATCGGCATCACGAACCTGAGCTGTTACAGCGACGGCCTGATGGGATATCGCACTCCCAACATCGATCGCTTGGCAAAGGAGGGGATGCGCTTCACCGACTCCTACGGTGAGCAGAGCTGCACTGCCGGGCGCGCGTCGTTCATCACCGGTCAGAGCGGATTCCGCACCGGATTGACGAAGGTGGGAGTCCCGGGCGCGACGCTCGGCCTCAGCGCGGAAGATCCGACCATCGCCGAGCTCCTGAAGGCGCGCGGCTACGCGACGGGGCAATTCGGAAAGAATCACCTCGGCGATCGCAACGAGTTCCTGCCGACCGTGCACGGGTTCGACGAGTTCTTCGGCAACCTCTACCACCTCAACGCGGAGGAGGAGCCCGAGCTCCCGGACTACCCGCCTGCGAAGGACTTCCCGAACTTCCGCACCAACTACGGCCCTCGCGGCGTGCTGCGCTGTTGGGCGACGGACATCGACGATCCCACCGTCGACGAGCGCTGGGGTCGAGTCGGCAAGCAGAAGATCGAGGACACCGGTCCTCTGACGAAGAAGCGCATGGAGACCTGCGACGACGAGTTCATCGCCGCCGCGAAGGACTTCATCACCCGCAAGAGCGCCGATGGACAGCCGTTCTTCTGCTGGGTGAACACGACGCACATGCACTTCCGGACTCACCCGAAGCCCGAGAGCGTCGGTCAGTCGGGACGATGGCAGTCGCCGTACCACGACACGATGATCGACCACGACGAGCACGTCGGTCAGCTGCTCGACCTGCTCGACGAGCTCGGCATCGCCGAGAACACGTTCGTCATGTACAGCACCGACAACGGGCCGCACATGAACTCGTGGCCCGACGGCGCGATGACGCCGTTCCGGAGCGAGAAGAACACGAACTGGGAGGGCGCGTTCCGCGTCCCGAAGATCGTGCGCTGGCCCGGGAAGATCGAAGCGGGCGTGGTCTCGAACGAGATCGTCCACCACCACGACTGGCTCCCGACGTTCCTCTCGATGGCGGGCGAGCCGAACATCCAGGCGAAGCTCAAGAAGGGCCACACCGCGCTCGGAAAGAAGTTCCGAGTGCACATCGACGGCTACGATCTGCTGCCCTACCTGACCGGCAAGGAGAAGAAGAGCCCGCGTCCGGGACTCATCTACTTCAGCGACGACGGCGACCTGGTCGCGCTCCGGTTCGACAACTGGAAGGTCGTGTTCATGGAGCAGCGCGCGCCGGGCACGCTCCGCGTGTGGGCGGAGCCGTTCATCCCGCTGCGGGTGCCGAAGCTCTACAACCTGCGCACCGATCCCTTCGAGCGCGCCGACGTGACGTCGAACACCTATTACGACTGGTATCTCGATCACGCGTATCTGGTGTTCGCATCGCAGGTGATCGCGAAGGAGTTCGCGGACACGTTCGTCGAGTTCCCGCCGCGCCAGAAGTCCGCGTCGTTCACCATCGATCAGGCACTGCAGAAGATGCACGACACCGCGGCGATGGCGGGCGACTGA
- a CDS encoding anaerobic sulfatase maturase — MTTATSTIPTPPARIHVLAKPTGAICNLDCAYCFYLDKEKLYPDSDFRMSDELLERHIQQLVEAHRGDRVTVAWQGGEPTLMGLDFYRKVVEYERKHARPGLVFENTLQTNGTLLDHAWCEFFREHGFLIGISIDGPRALHDHYRVDKGGKPTFDKVMRGVRLLQEHGVDHNVLCTVHRANADHPLDVYRFFRDEVGTDWIQFIPVVERVLGSTVSERSVGPEQFGSFLIAIFDEWVRHDVGRVFVQTFEAALRNWLGLKSSGMCVFDEACGHGLALEHNGDLYSCDHFVEPRHRVGNLRDKRLLDVVMSDEQRAFGRHKLESLPRECRECDVRFACHGECPKSRFLKTRDGEPGLNYLCAGYKAFFHHVDGPMKRMAQLVERGRPASDVMAILARESAAHAGRNEPCPCGSGTKTKRCHGAR, encoded by the coding sequence ATGACCACCGCGACCTCGACGATCCCCACGCCGCCCGCGCGCATCCACGTGCTCGCGAAGCCGACCGGCGCGATCTGCAACCTCGACTGCGCGTACTGCTTCTATCTCGACAAGGAGAAGCTCTATCCGGACAGCGACTTCCGGATGAGCGACGAGCTGCTCGAGCGGCACATCCAGCAGCTCGTCGAGGCCCATCGCGGCGATCGCGTCACCGTCGCCTGGCAGGGCGGCGAGCCGACGCTGATGGGGCTCGACTTCTATCGCAAGGTCGTCGAGTACGAGCGCAAGCACGCGCGCCCGGGGCTCGTGTTCGAGAACACGCTGCAGACCAACGGGACACTGCTCGATCACGCGTGGTGCGAGTTCTTTCGCGAGCACGGGTTCTTGATCGGGATCAGCATCGACGGCCCGAGAGCGCTCCACGACCACTACCGCGTCGACAAGGGCGGGAAGCCGACGTTCGACAAGGTGATGCGCGGAGTCCGGCTGCTGCAGGAGCACGGTGTCGACCACAACGTGCTGTGCACCGTCCATCGCGCGAACGCGGATCATCCGCTCGACGTCTATCGTTTCTTCCGCGACGAGGTGGGCACCGACTGGATCCAATTCATCCCCGTGGTCGAGCGCGTGCTGGGATCGACGGTGTCGGAGCGGTCGGTGGGCCCCGAGCAATTCGGATCGTTCCTGATCGCAATCTTCGACGAGTGGGTGCGCCACGACGTGGGGCGCGTGTTCGTGCAGACGTTCGAGGCGGCGCTGCGCAACTGGCTCGGCCTGAAGTCGTCGGGGATGTGCGTGTTCGACGAGGCGTGCGGGCACGGCCTCGCGCTCGAGCACAACGGCGATCTCTATTCGTGCGATCACTTCGTCGAGCCCCGCCATCGGGTGGGGAACCTGCGCGACAAGCGACTGCTCGACGTCGTGATGTCGGACGAGCAGCGCGCCTTCGGCAGGCACAAGCTCGAGTCCCTCCCGCGCGAGTGCCGCGAGTGCGACGTCCGATTCGCCTGTCACGGCGAGTGCCCGAAGAGCCGGTTCCTGAAGACGCGAGACGGCGAGCCCGGGCTCAACTACCTCTGCGCGGGATACAAAGCGTTCTTCCATCACGTCGATGGCCCGATGAAGCGCATGGCGCAGCTCGTGGAGCGCGGGCGTCCCGCGTCCGACGTGATGGCGATCCTCGCGCGCGAGTCCGCGGCGCACGCCGGGCGCAACGAGCCGTGCCCGTGCGGCAGCGGGACGAAGACCAAGCGCTGCCACGGCGCGCGATGA
- a CDS encoding YidH family protein: MSATDERGDDTASLEVTPDAPSHFSWLRTRMSMERTLLSWVRTAAALVGFGFTVVQFFERVSSFAGARPALEPHAPRIFGLALMVAGTAGLTLALAQYFALRKHLWSASFRTIAGVAGFDRRPSPTFFVGITLLLVSVWAIAAVVFRLGL; the protein is encoded by the coding sequence ATGAGCGCGACCGACGAGCGCGGGGACGACACGGCGTCCCTCGAGGTGACGCCCGACGCGCCGTCGCACTTCTCGTGGCTGCGGACGCGCATGTCGATGGAGCGCACGCTCCTGTCGTGGGTGCGGACCGCAGCCGCGCTCGTCGGCTTCGGCTTCACGGTCGTGCAGTTCTTCGAGCGCGTGTCGAGCTTCGCCGGCGCGCGCCCCGCGCTCGAGCCGCACGCGCCGCGCATCTTCGGGCTCGCGCTGATGGTCGCCGGCACCGCGGGGCTCACGCTCGCGCTGGCGCAGTACTTCGCGCTGCGGAAGCACCTGTGGAGCGCGTCGTTCCGAACGATCGCGGGCGTCGCGGGCTTCGACCGGAGGCCCAGCCCGACGTTCTTCGTCGGCATCACGCTGCTGCTCGTCAGCGTCTGGGCGATCGCCGCGGTGGTGTTCCGCCTGGGCCTCTGA
- a CDS encoding HAD family hydrolase: protein MQLGRFATLSLAVLIGCGGAGARETMRDTKPAAAPRSASSALASWNDVPSRRAIVDFVERVTTEGSRDYVAPDARIAVFDNDGTLWAEQPMPFELAFAVDRVRELAPSHPEWRAREPFAGILRGDVAGAMERGGRRGIAELIAATHGEMTPEEFERVVREWMSTARHPRYDRRYSELVYQPMLELLDYLRAHEFRVYIVSGGDTDFMRAWAEDLYGVPPAHVIGSQAQLRLERRGGVPTLVRGGEIEFVDDGPGKPIAIERTIGARPIAAFGNSDGDHEMLSWVASGPGPRFVALVHHTDAEREFAYDRDARSGRLAAALDDAQRSGWTVIDMRDDWRVVYPPE, encoded by the coding sequence ATGCAGCTCGGACGATTCGCCACGTTGTCGCTCGCGGTGCTGATCGGATGCGGCGGTGCAGGCGCGAGAGAGACGATGCGCGACACGAAGCCGGCGGCGGCTCCGCGATCGGCGTCGAGCGCGCTCGCCTCGTGGAACGACGTCCCGTCGCGCCGGGCGATCGTCGACTTCGTGGAGCGCGTCACGACCGAAGGCAGTCGCGACTACGTCGCTCCGGACGCGCGCATCGCGGTGTTCGACAACGATGGCACGTTGTGGGCGGAGCAGCCGATGCCGTTCGAGCTCGCGTTCGCGGTCGATCGCGTGCGCGAGCTCGCGCCCTCGCACCCCGAGTGGCGCGCGCGCGAGCCCTTCGCGGGCATCCTCCGCGGCGACGTCGCGGGCGCGATGGAGCGCGGCGGACGTCGCGGGATCGCCGAGCTGATCGCGGCCACCCACGGCGAGATGACGCCCGAGGAGTTCGAGCGAGTGGTGCGCGAGTGGATGTCGACCGCACGACATCCGCGCTACGACCGGCGCTATTCCGAGCTCGTCTATCAGCCGATGCTCGAGCTGCTCGACTACCTGCGAGCGCACGAGTTCCGCGTGTACATCGTCTCCGGCGGCGACACCGACTTCATGCGCGCGTGGGCCGAGGACCTTTATGGGGTCCCGCCCGCGCACGTGATCGGCAGCCAGGCGCAGCTCCGGCTCGAGCGGCGCGGCGGCGTGCCGACGCTCGTGCGCGGGGGCGAGATCGAATTCGTCGACGACGGTCCGGGAAAGCCGATCGCCATCGAGCGCACGATCGGCGCGCGACCGATTGCCGCGTTCGGCAATTCCGACGGCGATCACGAGATGCTCTCGTGGGTCGCGAGCGGGCCGGGCCCGCGCTTCGTCGCGCTCGTCCATCACACCGACGCGGAGCGCGAGTTCGCGTACGACCGCGACGCGCGATCGGGTCGCCTCGCCGCCGCGCTCGACGACGCGCAGCGGTCGGGATGGACGGTGATCGACATGCGCGACGACTGGCGCGTCGTCTATCCGCCCGAGTGA